A single window of Longimicrobiaceae bacterium DNA harbors:
- a CDS encoding Ig-like domain-containing protein gives MRRAARLAPAAIALLAACAHIESPPGGPEDKLGPVLLSTRPDTMAKVPGYRAPVVLVFDERVSQTGVRDAVSVSPRTSGVTVDQSGDEIRISLLRGWEPNRIYQVHVDPTLKDLFGNRIVDPVEVTFSTGPEIPNTLLTGTAAERVTGKPLIGGRVEAIRAPDSLVYSVSTDSSGGFAFRHIPEGTYRIRAFNDVNRNRVLDSYEARDTASALLAAGREPTLRLSTLAPDTSPPKPGTARVENGVIAIKFDDYLLREQRVTPAQVQIFGPDSAQVRVAAVTVGTFP, from the coding sequence GTGAGGCGCGCCGCCCGCCTGGCGCCGGCCGCGATCGCGCTCCTCGCCGCGTGCGCGCACATCGAATCGCCGCCGGGCGGGCCGGAGGACAAGCTGGGCCCCGTCCTCCTCTCCACCCGCCCGGACACGATGGCCAAGGTGCCGGGCTACCGCGCGCCCGTCGTCCTCGTGTTCGACGAGCGCGTTTCGCAGACGGGCGTGCGCGACGCGGTTTCCGTCTCGCCGCGCACGAGCGGGGTGACGGTGGACCAGTCGGGCGACGAGATCCGCATCTCCCTGCTGCGCGGCTGGGAGCCGAACCGCATCTACCAGGTGCACGTAGACCCCACGCTGAAGGACCTGTTCGGCAACCGCATCGTGGACCCGGTGGAGGTCACCTTCTCCACCGGCCCTGAGATCCCCAACACGCTGCTCACCGGCACGGCGGCGGAGCGGGTCACGGGCAAGCCGCTCATCGGCGGGCGGGTGGAGGCGATCCGCGCGCCGGATTCGCTGGTCTACTCCGTATCCACCGACAGCTCCGGCGGCTTCGCGTTCCGGCACATCCCCGAGGGCACGTACCGAATCCGCGCATTCAACGACGTGAACCGCAACCGCGTGCTCGACTCGTACGAGGCGCGCGACACGGCTTCGGCGCTGCTGGCGGCGGGGCGCGAGCCCACGCTGCGGCTGAGCACGCTTGCGCCGGACACGTCGCCGCCCAAGCCGGGCACGGCGCGGGTGGAGAACGGGGTGATCGCCATCAAGTTCGACGACTACCTGCTCCGCGAGCAGCGCGTGACGCCCGCCCAGGTGCAGATCTTCGGGCCGGACAGCGCGCAGGTTCGCGTCGCCGCGGTGACGGTCGGCACGTTCCCC